From one Solanum stenotomum isolate F172 chromosome 12, ASM1918654v1, whole genome shotgun sequence genomic stretch:
- the LOC125848166 gene encoding fe(2+) transport protein 1-like — MANYNIKYIAIFFILISILAPRVLSVVEDCGAEEDNSCVNKSKALPLKIIAIVSILITSMIGVCLPLVTRSIPALSPDRSLFVIVKAFAAGIILATGFMHVLPDSFDMLSSSCLKEHPWHKFPFTGFVAMLSAIVTMAIDSIATSLYSKKHNGTGVVNPEGDQEMAVAGNHVHSHHHHGPLSTKDGLDGKKLLRYRVIAMVLELGIIVHSIVIGISLGASNNTCTIKGLVAALCFHQMFEGMGLGGCILQAEYKFLKKAIMAFFFAVTTPFGIALGIALSTTYEENSPRALITVGLLNASSAGLLIYMALVDLLAADFMGDKLQGSVKLQIKSYMAVLLGAGGMSVMAIWA, encoded by the exons ATGGCTAATTATAATATCAAGTACATCGCTATCTTCTTCATTCTCATCTCAATTTTGGCTCCTCGAGTTTTATCAGTAGTAGAAGATTGTGGAGCAGAAGAAGACAACTCATGTGTCAACAAATCCAAAGCGTTACCCTTAAAAATCATAGCCATAGTCTCCATCCTTATAACTAGTATGATCGGTGTATGTCTTCCACTAGTCACGCGTTCTATCCCGGCCCTAAGCCCGGATAGAAGCCTTTTTGTGATAGTCAAGGCATTTGCTGCCGGAATTATCCTTGCTACGGGGTTTATGCACGTGCTACCGGACTCATTTGACATGTTGTCGTCGAGTTGCCTTAAAGAGCACCCGTGGCACAAATTCCCCTTCACTGGATTTGTGGCTATGTTGTCCGCTATAGTAACGATGGCTATTGACTCTATAGCTACTAGTTTGTACAGCAAAAAACATAATGGTACTGGTGTAGTTAATCCAGAAGGTGATCAAGAAATGGCTGTGGCTGGAAATCATGTTCATTCCCATCATCATCATGGACCCCTTTCCACTAAAGATGGACTTGATGGCAAAAAACTACTAAGATACAGAGTAATTGCCATG GTGTTGGAGCTTGGAATTATTGTTCACTCAATAGTGATAGGGATTTCACTTGGAGCTTCAAACAATACATGTACAATTAAAGGACTCGTAGCTGCACTTTGCTTTCATCAAATGTTTGAAGGAATGGGCCTTGGTGGTTGCATCCTCCAG GCTGAGTACAAGTTTTTGAAGAAGGCGATAATGGCGTTTTTCTTCGCAGTAACAACTCCATTTGGTATAGCACTTGGTATAGCATTGTCAACTACTTATGAGGAAAATAGTCCACGGGCGTTAATAACTGTTGGATTGCTGAATGCATCATCTGCTGGCCTTTTGATTTATATGGCTTTGGTTGATCTTCTTGCTGCTGATTTTATGGGTGACAAATTACAAGGCAGTGTCAAGCTACAAATTAAGTCTTACATGGCTGTTCTTCTTGGGGCTGGTGGAATGTCTGTCATGGCAATTTGGGCTTAA
- the LOC125848577 gene encoding probable zinc transporter 10, which translates to MTNYNFKHIAIIFILISILIPRVLSVVEDCGAEEDNSCVNKSKALPLKIIAIVSILITSMIGVCLPLVTRSIPALSPERSLFVIVKAFAAGIILATGFMHVLPDSFDMLSSSCLKEHPWHKFPFTGFVAMLSAIVTMAIDSIATSLYSKKHKAGLVNPEIGGVDQEMGAVNGGHSHHHHGSFSTKDGVEGTKLLRYRVIAMVLELGIIVHSIVIGISLGASNNTCTIKGLVAALCFHQMFEGMGLGGCILQAEYKFLKKALMAFFFAVTTPFGIALGMALSTTYEENSPRALITVGLLNASSAGLLIYMALVDLLAADFMGDKLQGSVKLQIKSYMAVLLGAGGMSVMAIWA; encoded by the exons ATgacaaattataatttcaaacaCATCGCCATCATCTTTATTCTCATATCAATTTTGATCCCTCGAGTTTTATCAGTAGTAGAAGATTGTGGAGCAGAAGAAGATAACTCATGTGTCAATAAATCGAAAGCGTTACCCTTAAAAATCATTGCCATAGTTTCCATATTAATCACTAGCATGATCGGAGTATGTCTTCCATTAGTTACACGTTCTATCCCAGCCCTAAGCCCGGAACGAAGCCTTTTCGTGATAGTCAAGGCATTTGCTGCCGGAATTATATTGGCTACGGGGTTTATGCACGTGCTACCGGACTCATTCGACATGTTGTCATCGAGTTGCCTTAAGGAGCACCCATGGCACAAATTCCCCTTCACTGGATTTGTGGCTATGTTGTCTGCTATAGTTACAATGGCTATTGACTCTATAGCTACTAGCTTGTATAGCAAAAAACATAAAGCTGGTTTGGTTAATCCAGAAATTGGTGGTGTTGATCAAGAAATGGGTGCAGTAAATGGTGGACATTCACATCATCATCATGGATCATTTTCGACTAAAGATGGAGTTGAAGGCACAAAATTACTACGATACAGAGTCATTGCCATG GTGTTAGAGCTGGGAATCATAGTTCACTCAATAGTGATAGGGATTTCACTTGGTGCTTCAAACAATACATGTACAATAAAAGGACTTGTTGCTGCACTTTGCTTTCATCAAATGTTTGAAGGAATGGGACTTGGTGGTTGCATTCTTCAG GCTGAGTACAAGTTCTTGAAGAAGGCACTAATGGCATTTTTCTTCGCAGTAACAACTCCATTTGGTATAGCACTTGGTATGGCATTATCAACTACTTATGAAGAAAATAGTCCACGGGCGTTAATAACCGTTGGATTGCTGAATGCATCATCTGCTGGCCTTTTGATTTATATGGCTTTGGTTGATCTTCTTGCTGCTGATTTTATGGGTGATAAATTACAAGGCAGTGTCAAGCTACAAATTAAGTCATACATGGCCGTTCTTCTTGGGGCTGGTGGAATGTCAGTCATGGCAATTTGGgcctag
- the LOC125849225 gene encoding BOI-related E3 ubiquitin-protein ligase 1-like — protein sequence MAVEARHLNLFTQQQQMVSNQGNGFSYNTQMGGSSLLPLPTPENSFLPFHQSLMCDSVQPKTSVNTDSGLTFNLPTTVNATTAAAVAATRKRSRDSFNQFNTCNTTSFVGDDVLPLLQQYQCDIDRIISLHTKKVRMELEERQKHQARVLVAAIGEGVSKKLKEKDEQIQRMGKINMVLQEKVKSLFVENQLWRDLAQTNEATANSLRNNLEQVLAHVGDERISAGGILAGAAVEEDAESCCGSSDHGAAAEEEDEIEGRRTVVGEAQDNRMCKRCGERESCVLLLPCRHLCLCAVCGSSLVHTCPVCNSNMNATVHVNMSS from the exons ATGGCAGTTGAAGCAAGACATCTCAATCTTTTCACTCAACAACAGCAAATGGTTTCGAATCAAGGGAATGGGTTTTCCTACAATACCCAGATGGGTGGTTCTTCTCTTTTGCCGTTACCGACGCCGGAGAATAGTTTTTTGCCGTTTCATCAGAGTTTGATGTGTGATTCCGTTCAGCCAAAAACCTCGGTGAATACTGATAGTGGTCTCACTTTTAATCTTCCCACTACTGTTAACGCTACCACTGCTGCCGCTGTAGCGGCGACGAGGAAGCGGTCGAGGGATTCGTTTAATCAGTTTAATACTTGTAATACTACGTCGTTTGTTGGAGATGACGTTTTGCCACTTCTACAACAATATCAGTGTGATATCGATCGGATTATTTCGCTTCAT ACTAAGAAAGTAAGGATGGAATTGGAAGAAAGGCAGAAACATCAAGCGAGGGTGTTGGTTGCAGCAATCGGAGAAGGTGTATCAaaaaaactgaaagaaaaagatgaacaGATTCAAAGAATGGGGAAAATCAATATGGTTCTTcaagaaaaagtgaaaagtTTGTTCGTTGAAAATCAGTTATGGAGGGATTTGGCACAAACAAACGAAGCAACAGCAAATTCCCTTCGCAACAACTTAGAACAAGTATTGGCTCACGTCGGCGATGAACGAATCTCTGCCGGCGGTATCCTCGCCGGAGCAGCAGTTGAGGAAGACGCCGAATCCTGCTGCGGCAGCAGCGACCACGGGGCTGCAGCGGAAGAAGAGGACGAAATTGAAGGGCGGCGCACTGTAGTCGGTGAAGCGCAGGATAACAGGATGTGCAAAAGGTGTGGTGAGAGGGAATCATGTGTTCTGCTATTGCCATGCAGGCACCTTTGCCTGTGTGCTGTTTGTGGATCAAGTTTAGTTCATACATGCCCTGTATGCAACTCTAACATGAATGCCACTGTACATGTTAACATGTCTTCTTGA